The Dehalogenimonas lykanthroporepellens BL-DC-9 genome includes a window with the following:
- a CDS encoding phosphoribosylformimino-5-aminoimidazole carboxamide ribotide isomerase (TIGRFAM: phosphoribosylformimino-5-aminoimidazole carboxamide ribotide isomerase~KEGG: deg:DehalGT_1067 phosphoribosylformimino-5-aminoimidazole carboxamide ribotide isomerase~PFAM: histidine biosynthesis protein) yields the protein MPAFNHTYKILPHLPVCIYLILGFWPLSSHGVIIRPVFNDCRRGFKIEIIPAIDIRGGRCVRLFQGDYAQETVYSDNPVAVALKWQSLGAPRLHIVDLDGARDGEMVNLNVISQIAQSAVVPVQMGGGIRDLDSIRRLLKAGIDRVILGTAAVENPDLVAEACRNFGEAVVVSVDCRDGLMAVKGWQEDSGMPADEFAGKMKKLGVGRFVFTDIARDGTLTEPNFTALYEFIQAVKAPVIASGGIARLSHLKILRLIGASAAILGKSLYTGDIDLRQALKV from the coding sequence ATGCCGGCGTTCAACCACACATATAAAATACTACCACATCTACCTGTTTGTATATATCTGATTTTGGGCTTTTGGCCGCTGTCGTCGCATGGTGTTATAATACGTCCCGTTTTCAATGACTGCAGAAGAGGTTTCAAGATAGAAATCATACCGGCCATAGACATCCGCGGCGGACGTTGCGTGCGGCTCTTTCAGGGCGATTATGCCCAAGAGACAGTTTACTCCGATAATCCGGTAGCGGTAGCCCTGAAATGGCAGTCTTTGGGGGCCCCACGGCTTCATATCGTTGACCTGGATGGTGCCAGGGATGGCGAGATGGTCAATCTGAACGTCATCTCCCAGATAGCCCAGTCGGCAGTGGTGCCGGTACAGATGGGCGGCGGCATCCGTGACCTGGACAGCATCCGCCGACTGCTGAAAGCCGGCATCGACCGGGTAATACTGGGCACCGCCGCCGTGGAAAACCCCGACCTGGTTGCCGAAGCCTGCCGCAACTTCGGTGAGGCAGTGGTGGTATCGGTGGATTGCCGTGACGGACTGATGGCGGTCAAGGGCTGGCAGGAAGACAGCGGCATGCCGGCAGATGAATTCGCTGGAAAAATGAAAAAGCTGGGGGTCGGGCGCTTCGTCTTCACCGACATCGCCCGTGACGGAACGCTGACCGAGCCGAATTTCACCGCTCTTTACGAATTCATCCAGGCGGTCAAGGCGCCGGTTATCGCCTCCGGGGGTATCGCCAGATTGAGTCACCTGAAGATACTGCGTCTCATCGGGGCCTCAGCGGCGATACTGGGCAAGTCTCTCTACACCGGGGACATCGACCTGCGACAGGCGCTGAAGGTCTGA
- a CDS encoding Phosphoribosyl-AMP cyclohydrolase (KEGG: dev:DhcVS_1111 phosphoribosyl-AMP cyclohydrolase~PFAM: phosphoribosyl-AMP cyclohydrolase): protein MANKGKGLKLDDKGLVAAIVQDVNTNQVLMLGYMNKESAELTLKTGTVWFYSRSRQELWNKGATSGNVLKVKELWLDCDNDAILVKAEPAGPTCHTGEISCFFEPLTAEEVAATES, encoded by the coding sequence TTGGCAAACAAGGGTAAGGGTCTGAAACTCGACGACAAGGGACTGGTGGCGGCCATCGTCCAGGACGTCAACACCAACCAGGTGCTCATGCTGGGCTATATGAACAAGGAATCCGCGGAACTGACGCTCAAGACCGGCACCGTCTGGTTCTATTCACGTTCCCGCCAGGAACTCTGGAACAAGGGCGCCACTTCCGGCAACGTCCTTAAAGTCAAGGAACTCTGGCTGGACTGCGACAACGACGCCATCCTGGTAAAGGCCGAGCCGGCCGGGCCGACCTGTCACACCGGTGAAATCAGCTGTTTCTTTGAACCGCTGACGGCCGAAGAAGTCGCCGCCACCGAATCCTAG
- a CDS encoding histidine kinase (KEGG: det:DET0431 sensory box sensor histidine kinase~PFAM: ATP-binding region ATPase domain protein; histidine kinase dimerisation and phosphoacceptor region~SMART: ATP-binding region ATPase domain protein), with product MADKAFTGNGEHLSQDNMRFYVQEVIRAQEQERKRIARELHDEVSPSLLLLIQRIDTIVSNSKTLKLSETMKDKMEDLRVQTVEALESTRRIAQDLRPRILDDLGLIPALEWMADNLIKNHGIEAKVDINGEERPLPSEVQLLLFRIAQEALNNIRKHSEASNVEIGVNFGDARTIITISDNGRGFSIPERVCDLAAMGKLGLAGMRERAQLIGGHVRINSQSGHGTVVTVEVPNEGNLCELPAREYEIKARLNT from the coding sequence TTGGCGGATAAAGCCTTTACCGGCAACGGTGAACACCTGTCTCAAGACAATATGCGTTTCTACGTCCAGGAGGTTATCCGGGCGCAGGAGCAAGAACGCAAGCGCATTGCCCGGGAACTCCATGACGAAGTTTCGCCGTCGCTTCTTCTGCTGATTCAGCGCATCGATACCATCGTCTCCAACAGTAAAACTCTGAAACTCTCAGAAACAATGAAGGACAAGATGGAAGACCTGCGGGTGCAGACGGTGGAAGCCCTGGAAAGCACCCGGCGCATTGCTCAGGACCTGCGGCCTCGCATCCTGGATGACCTGGGCCTGATTCCGGCGCTGGAGTGGATGGCCGATAACCTTATCAAGAACCACGGCATCGAGGCCAAGGTGGACATCAACGGCGAGGAACGTCCTTTGCCCAGCGAAGTTCAGCTGTTGCTGTTCCGCATCGCCCAGGAAGCGCTGAATAACATCCGCAAGCATTCCGAGGCTTCCAACGTAGAAATCGGGGTCAATTTCGGCGACGCCAGAACCATCATCACCATTTCCGACAACGGCCGCGGCTTCTCCATACCGGAAAGGGTCTGCGACCTGGCCGCCATGGGCAAGCTCGGGCTGGCCGGCATGCGGGAACGGGCTCAGCTTATCGGCGGGCATGTCCGAATCAACAGCCAGTCCGGTCACGGCACCGTGGTGACGGTGGAAGTGCCTAATGAAGGCAATTTGTGTGAACTGCCTGCCCGCGAATACGAGATAAAAGCCCGCCTCAACACCTGA
- a CDS encoding two component transcriptional regulator, LuxR family (KEGG: det:DET0432 LuxR family DNA-binding response regulator~PFAM: response regulator receiver; regulatory protein LuxR~SMART: response regulator receiver; regulatory protein LuxR) → MAKTRVLIADDHAVLREGMRRMLEQEKDMDVVGEASDGEEAVSLVDELKPDVVLMDIVMPKLTGVEATKLIKKVHPSTCILILTAYSDIRYILGLLEAGASGYLLKSARADEIVGAIRAVRAGESVLDSMATRKLLERVVNLSKEVPDEKGRGQLSPREIEILRLAARGLSNRDIAEKLELSMRTVKAHLSNIFNKMRCSSRTEAIVKGFREGYVTLEDVPQGIEAYEKEKI, encoded by the coding sequence ATGGCAAAAACACGTGTATTGATAGCCGATGACCACGCCGTTCTGCGCGAAGGTATGCGGCGCATGCTGGAGCAGGAAAAGGATATGGATGTCGTCGGCGAGGCCTCGGACGGGGAAGAAGCCGTCAGCCTGGTGGATGAACTGAAGCCTGATGTCGTCCTGATGGACATCGTCATGCCCAAACTGACCGGCGTTGAAGCCACCAAGCTCATCAAGAAGGTGCATCCTTCCACCTGCATTCTGATTCTGACCGCTTATTCCGACATCCGCTACATCCTCGGCTTGCTGGAAGCCGGGGCATCCGGGTATCTGCTGAAAAGCGCCCGGGCCGATGAAATTGTCGGCGCCATCCGCGCCGTGCGTGCCGGCGAATCGGTGCTGGATTCCATGGCCACCCGTAAACTGCTTGAGCGTGTGGTCAATCTGTCCAAGGAAGTGCCGGATGAAAAAGGCCGCGGCCAGTTGTCACCGCGGGAAATAGAGATTCTTCGCCTGGCCGCCCGGGGTCTCAGTAACCGGGACATCGCCGAAAAGCTGGAGCTGTCCATGCGGACGGTCAAGGCTCACCTGTCGAATATCTTTAACAAGATGCGCTGTTCCAGCCGTACCGAGGCCATCGTCAAGGGCTTCCGGGAAGGGTATGTGACGCTGGAAGATGTGCCCCAGGGTATCGAGGCCTATGAGAAAGAGAAAATCTGA
- a CDS encoding Holliday junction DNA helicase RuvA (KEGG: deg:DehalGT_0383 Holliday junction DNA helicase RuvA~TIGRFAM: Holliday junction DNA helicase RuvA~PFAM: DNA recombination protein RuvA domain I; RuvA domain protein): MISTLKGKAALLGADWVIVEVGGVGYKVFVSTATLSQIQNAGEIRLYTHLQVREDALTLFGFLTFEELGIFETMLEVSGIGARLALALLSAFKPEDLANIIATGNADMLCTVPGVGKKTASRIVLELKDKVARNWSAAPAGEGGAVDNDVMAALTALGYSGAEAARAVVALPRDGKLTLEEKIRLALAGLSDHVG; encoded by the coding sequence ATGATAAGCACACTCAAGGGTAAGGCGGCTCTCCTCGGCGCTGACTGGGTCATCGTCGAAGTCGGCGGCGTCGGCTATAAGGTGTTCGTCTCCACAGCTACCCTGTCCCAGATACAGAATGCCGGCGAAATCCGGCTTTACACCCATCTCCAGGTGCGGGAAGACGCGCTGACGCTTTTCGGCTTTCTCACCTTTGAGGAACTGGGTATCTTCGAAACCATGCTGGAGGTTTCCGGCATCGGCGCCCGGCTGGCGCTGGCCCTTCTGTCAGCTTTCAAGCCGGAAGACCTGGCCAATATCATCGCCACCGGTAATGCCGATATGCTCTGTACCGTCCCCGGCGTCGGTAAAAAGACCGCCTCCCGTATAGTCCTGGAATTAAAGGACAAGGTGGCCAGAAACTGGTCAGCGGCGCCGGCCGGCGAAGGCGGGGCCGTGGACAACGATGTCATGGCCGCCCTGACCGCGCTGGGTTACAGCGGCGCCGAGGCCGCCCGGGCGGTCGTGGCTCTGCCCCGTGACGGAAAATTGACTCTGGAAGAAAAAATCCGGCTGGCGCTGGCGGGACTGAGCGACCATGTCGGTTGA
- a CDS encoding leucyl-tRNA synthetase (KEGG: deh:cbdb_A202 leucyl-tRNA synthetase~TIGRFAM: leucyl-tRNA synthetase), whose protein sequence is MTDSKYEPQAIESKWQKRWADDGLYRVDEDSPKPKWYALTMFPYTSGDLHIGHWYAMAPSDAYARYKRMQGYNVLHPMGFDAFGLPAENAAIKRGIHPREWTMKNVENMRKQIKSMGSVYDWDREVITCLPEYYKWTEWFFLKLYQAGLAYRAKAPVNWCASCQTVLANEQVVGNGECERCEGPVEKRDLEQWFFRVTKYADELMDHEGLDWPERIKTMQRNWVGRSTGAEIEFGLDAPGVEEKRLKVFTTRPDTVYGVTFMVLAPEHPLVAKLTTPEQSEAVEAYVARTRRLTEIDRLSTEKEKDGVFTGAYVENLLNGEKVPVWIADYVIASYGSGAVMAVPAHDERDFAFAQKYSLPVRVVVAPEDYRGGPIAEAHTAEGVMVNSAQFNGLTNTEAFGGICDWMEAQGFGRRTVSYKLRDWLISRQRYWGAPIPMIYCDKCGIVPVPEKDLPVLLPDNAEFRPTGESPLKYAEDFVNTTCPACGGPARRETDTMDTFMCSSWYYLRYCSPHDDKHAFDPEKTRYWMPVDIYTGGAEHAVMHLFYSRFFVKALRDMGLVDFSEPFTRLFNQGTITSQHAKMSKSRGNVVNPDRYVNEQGADTVRAYLMFVGPWELGGDWNDSGIGGISRWFNRVWKLATEPYQPGGFDEEAEAELIRHTHQTVRKVNTDLDALQFNTMLAALMEFTNYLGPAKDSGKVSAETWKDAVNKLILMLAPTAPHLAEELWELTGHEYSVHNQQFPTWQEELTAEPEITLVVQVNGKLRARIPAPADLTESSALGLADANERIREYTKGKTTVKIVYVPGKLLNIVVK, encoded by the coding sequence ATGACTGACAGCAAATACGAACCCCAGGCCATTGAAAGCAAATGGCAGAAACGCTGGGCTGACGACGGCCTTTACCGGGTGGACGAAGATTCGCCTAAACCCAAGTGGTACGCCCTGACCATGTTCCCCTATACGTCCGGCGACCTGCATATCGGCCACTGGTACGCCATGGCGCCTTCCGACGCCTACGCCCGCTACAAGCGGATGCAGGGTTACAACGTGCTTCACCCGATGGGGTTCGACGCTTTCGGCCTGCCGGCGGAAAACGCCGCCATCAAGCGGGGCATCCACCCGCGCGAATGGACGATGAAAAACGTCGAGAACATGCGCAAGCAGATCAAATCCATGGGTTCGGTTTACGACTGGGACCGGGAAGTCATCACCTGCCTGCCGGAGTATTACAAATGGACCGAGTGGTTCTTCCTCAAGCTGTACCAGGCCGGCCTGGCTTACCGGGCCAAGGCGCCGGTCAACTGGTGCGCCTCCTGCCAGACGGTGCTGGCCAATGAGCAGGTGGTGGGCAACGGCGAGTGCGAACGCTGTGAAGGACCGGTGGAAAAGCGCGACCTGGAACAGTGGTTCTTCCGGGTCACCAAATACGCCGATGAACTGATGGACCATGAAGGCCTGGACTGGCCGGAGCGCATCAAGACGATGCAGAGAAACTGGGTGGGCCGCTCCACCGGCGCCGAGATTGAGTTCGGACTGGACGCGCCCGGCGTGGAAGAGAAACGGCTCAAGGTCTTTACCACCCGCCCCGATACCGTCTACGGTGTCACCTTCATGGTGCTGGCGCCGGAACACCCGCTGGTGGCCAAACTGACCACCCCGGAGCAGAGCGAAGCGGTGGAAGCCTATGTGGCCAGGACCCGGCGGCTGACCGAGATAGACCGGCTGTCCACCGAAAAGGAAAAGGACGGCGTCTTTACCGGCGCTTATGTGGAAAACCTGCTCAACGGCGAAAAGGTGCCGGTGTGGATTGCCGATTATGTCATTGCCTCCTACGGCTCCGGCGCCGTCATGGCGGTGCCGGCCCACGATGAACGCGATTTCGCCTTCGCCCAAAAATACAGCCTGCCCGTCCGGGTGGTGGTGGCCCCGGAAGACTACCGGGGCGGCCCCATCGCCGAGGCCCATACCGCTGAAGGCGTCATGGTCAATTCCGCCCAGTTCAACGGGCTGACGAACACCGAAGCCTTCGGGGGCATCTGCGACTGGATGGAAGCCCAGGGTTTCGGGCGGCGCACCGTCAGCTATAAGCTGAGGGACTGGCTGATTTCCCGCCAGCGCTACTGGGGCGCGCCCATCCCCATGATATACTGCGACAAGTGCGGCATCGTGCCGGTACCGGAGAAGGATTTGCCGGTGCTTCTGCCGGACAACGCCGAATTCCGGCCGACCGGAGAGTCACCGCTTAAATATGCCGAGGACTTCGTCAACACCACCTGCCCGGCCTGCGGCGGGCCGGCCCGGCGGGAGACCGACACCATGGACACCTTCATGTGTTCCTCATGGTACTATCTGCGGTATTGCTCGCCGCACGATGACAAACACGCTTTCGATCCGGAAAAGACCCGCTACTGGATGCCGGTGGACATCTACACCGGCGGCGCCGAGCACGCCGTCATGCACCTGTTCTATTCCCGGTTCTTCGTCAAGGCGCTCCGCGACATGGGGCTGGTGGATTTCTCGGAACCCTTTACCCGGCTGTTCAACCAGGGCACCATCACTTCCCAGCACGCCAAGATGAGCAAGTCCCGCGGCAACGTGGTCAACCCCGACCGGTACGTCAACGAACAGGGCGCCGACACGGTGCGGGCTTACCTGATGTTTGTCGGGCCGTGGGAACTGGGCGGCGACTGGAACGACTCCGGCATCGGCGGTATTTCCCGCTGGTTCAACCGAGTCTGGAAGCTGGCGACCGAGCCCTATCAGCCCGGCGGCTTCGATGAAGAGGCCGAAGCTGAACTTATCCGCCACACCCACCAGACGGTGCGCAAGGTCAACACCGACCTCGACGCCCTCCAGTTCAACACCATGCTGGCGGCGTTGATGGAGTTCACCAACTACCTGGGACCGGCCAAGGACAGCGGAAAGGTATCCGCCGAAACCTGGAAAGACGCCGTGAACAAACTCATCCTGATGCTGGCGCCGACGGCGCCGCACCTGGCCGAGGAACTGTGGGAGCTGACCGGACACGAGTATTCGGTGCATAACCAGCAGTTCCCGACCTGGCAGGAAGAACTGACGGCCGAGCCGGAAATCACCCTGGTGGTACAGGTCAACGGCAAACTGCGCGCCCGCATCCCGGCCCCGGCCGACCTGACCGAGTCATCAGCCCTGGGACTGGCCGATGCCAACGAGCGCATCCGGGAATACACCAAAGGCAAGACTACGGTCAAGATTGTCTATGTCCCCGGCAAACTGCTTAACATAGTGGTCAAATAA
- a CDS encoding pyrroline-5-carboxylate reductase (TIGRFAM: pyrroline-5-carboxylate reductase~KEGG: det:DET0193 pyrroline-5-carboxylate reductase~PFAM: NADP oxidoreductase coenzyme F420-dependent), which yields MKIAFIGGGNMGRAMINAIIRQQLAEPEDITVADARAESREALAVELGVTTTDSNISAAMSGDVIVLAVKPQNLDEVMADLNGQLCGTHLVVSIIAGRKLASLTAGLGHQAVIRVMPNTPAQIGLGMSVWTATDAVDAAQKETARHILTAMGEEYYTPAEADIDLATAISGSGPAYFFLFMEALVAAAEKMGLDPAPARQLVIQTAVGSAEYARQSEHDLGELRRMVTSPGGTTAEAIKVFEDRHLREIVTAAAEAALRRARELGG from the coding sequence ATGAAAATAGCCTTTATCGGCGGCGGCAACATGGGCCGCGCCATGATTAACGCCATCATCCGACAGCAACTGGCCGAACCGGAAGACATCACCGTAGCCGATGCCCGCGCCGAAAGCCGGGAAGCCCTGGCGGTGGAACTGGGGGTGACTACCACCGACTCCAATATTTCAGCGGCCATGAGCGGCGACGTCATCGTACTGGCAGTCAAACCACAGAACCTGGACGAAGTGATGGCCGACCTCAACGGACAGTTATGCGGCACCCATCTGGTTGTTTCCATCATCGCCGGCCGGAAGCTGGCGTCGCTGACCGCCGGACTGGGGCACCAAGCCGTCATCCGGGTCATGCCCAACACCCCGGCGCAGATCGGCCTGGGGATGAGCGTCTGGACGGCGACCGACGCCGTAGACGCCGCTCAGAAGGAAACTGCCCGGCACATCCTGACGGCCATGGGCGAGGAGTATTACACGCCGGCTGAAGCCGATATCGACCTGGCCACCGCCATCAGCGGCAGTGGCCCCGCCTACTTCTTCCTGTTCATGGAAGCTCTGGTGGCGGCGGCGGAGAAGATGGGGCTGGACCCGGCACCGGCACGCCAGCTGGTCATTCAGACCGCCGTAGGTTCAGCCGAATACGCCCGGCAGTCAGAACACGACCTGGGCGAACTGCGCCGTATGGTGACCTCACCCGGCGGCACCACCGCCGAAGCGATAAAGGTCTTCGAAGACCGCCATTTGCGGGAGATTGTGACGGCCGCGGCTGAAGCCGCCCTCCGGCGCGCCCGCGAACTGGGCGGATAA
- a CDS encoding protein of unknown function UPF0153 (PFAM: protein of unknown function UPF0153~KEGG: fjo:Fjoh_0484 hypothetical protein), with protein sequence MAVPENQAGSALGQLHDLEKAQELIADKRRVIGPRYDEYLNRTAVLLRDNFPQMFQAMTDDNLRNFIAVVDISGGPSRGQMKRWAEACDGCGWCCSQTSRIVVTAEDVERISKALKQKPQTFFIQDGKDWVIKQAHPCGWWNPRNGRCAIYNIRPYTCRVWPQTTDQDGKHALQEMPECRYSVTVLAARVVDAIREVSTAE encoded by the coding sequence GTGGCCGTCCCGGAAAACCAGGCCGGTTCCGCCCTCGGACAGCTTCATGACCTGGAGAAAGCGCAGGAGCTGATTGCCGACAAGCGCCGGGTTATCGGCCCGCGCTATGATGAATATCTCAACCGGACGGCCGTGCTTCTGCGGGACAATTTCCCCCAGATGTTCCAGGCCATGACCGATGACAATCTCCGCAATTTCATTGCCGTGGTGGACATTTCCGGCGGCCCGTCTCGGGGGCAGATGAAACGCTGGGCGGAAGCCTGCGACGGGTGCGGCTGGTGCTGTTCGCAGACCTCCCGCATCGTGGTTACCGCCGAGGACGTGGAACGGATATCCAAGGCGCTCAAGCAGAAGCCGCAAACGTTTTTCATTCAGGACGGTAAAGACTGGGTCATCAAACAGGCGCATCCCTGCGGTTGGTGGAACCCTCGCAACGGCCGGTGCGCCATTTACAACATCAGGCCGTATACCTGCCGTGTCTGGCCGCAGACCACCGACCAGGACGGCAAACACGCCCTTCAGGAAATGCCGGAATGCCGCTATTCGGTCACGGTATTGGCCGCCCGGGTGGTCGATGCCATCCGGGAAGTGTCTACTGCAGAGTAG
- a CDS encoding pantetheine-phosphate adenylyltransferase (TIGRFAM: pantetheine-phosphate adenylyltransferase; cytidyltransferase-related domain protein~KEGG: det:DET0190 pantetheine-phosphate adenylyltransferase~PFAM: cytidylyltransferase) — MRIALYPGSFDPITAGHIDIVRRSARLFDRVIVGVYDTPGKKLMFTTDERVALAARAIADLPNVSVEPFSGLMVEFARRHGVTTVVRGLRVNNDFELEFDMAMINRRLAPDIELVCLLASPEYQFLSSSILKEVARLGGDVDGLVPEFVAEAVRQKTASRD; from the coding sequence ATGAGAATAGCCCTCTATCCGGGGTCCTTCGACCCGATAACCGCCGGCCATATCGATATCGTTCGCCGCTCGGCCCGTCTCTTCGACCGGGTCATCGTCGGTGTCTACGACACGCCCGGCAAGAAGCTGATGTTTACCACGGACGAACGGGTGGCGCTGGCCGCCAGGGCGATAGCCGACCTGCCCAACGTCAGCGTCGAACCCTTCTCCGGGCTGATGGTGGAGTTTGCCCGCCGGCACGGCGTCACCACTGTGGTGCGCGGTCTGCGGGTCAACAATGACTTCGAGCTGGAATTCGACATGGCCATGATCAACCGCCGCCTGGCGCCGGATATAGAGCTGGTCTGCCTGCTGGCTTCGCCCGAGTATCAGTTCCTGTCCTCGTCCATTCTCAAGGAGGTCGCCCGCCTGGGCGGTGACGTGGACGGGCTGGTGCCGGAGTTCGTGGCCGAGGCCGTTCGGCAGAAAACGGCGAGTCGGGACTGA
- a CDS encoding methyltransferase (KEGG: det:DET0189 methyltransferase, putative~TIGRFAM: methyltransferase~PFAM: Protein of unknown function methylase putative), with amino-acid sequence MGYMRIIAGDCKGRPIKVPDRKSTRPATELVRGAIFSMLANLTEDWDEVLDLFSGSGSLGIEALSRGAGHVDFVEQGRDCCDIIRANLRACGVEESARVHCVPVEKAVGFLGKTYDVILMDPPYRREDIGELLEKMSGTELIGPHTWLVITHSPRVTLDSAYGPLALYKERRHGDSVIAIYHKENQEQ; translated from the coding sequence ATGGGTTACATGAGAATCATCGCCGGGGATTGCAAAGGCCGTCCCATCAAGGTGCCGGACCGCAAGTCCACCCGCCCGGCCACCGAACTGGTACGCGGCGCCATCTTTTCCATGCTGGCCAACCTGACCGAAGACTGGGACGAAGTGCTGGACCTGTTCTCCGGTTCCGGCTCGCTGGGCATCGAGGCGCTGTCGCGAGGCGCCGGTCACGTGGACTTCGTGGAACAGGGGCGGGACTGCTGTGATATAATCAGAGCCAACCTCCGCGCCTGCGGGGTCGAAGAAAGCGCCCGGGTACATTGCGTGCCGGTGGAAAAAGCGGTCGGTTTTCTGGGTAAAACCTATGACGTCATCCTCATGGACCCGCCTTACCGCCGGGAAGACATCGGCGAACTGCTGGAGAAAATGTCCGGGACGGAGCTTATCGGCCCCCACACCTGGCTGGTGATAACCCATTCGCCGCGGGTGACGCTGGATTCAGCCTACGGGCCTCTGGCGCTGTACAAGGAGCGGCGGCACGGTGACTCCGTCATTGCCATCTATCACAAGGAGAATCAGGAACAATGA